A genomic window from Silene latifolia isolate original U9 population chromosome 11, ASM4854445v1, whole genome shotgun sequence includes:
- the LOC141613289 gene encoding uncharacterized protein LOC141613289, whose protein sequence is MGRQLFLRIVDALGNRYSYFHHRNDTTRRDPLSSIQKCTTAMRILAYGIAGDAVDKYVRLAGTTTLKSLKKFVRGVIEIFGDEYLRRPTPDGIQRILQVNEARGFPGMIGSIDCMHWPWDKCPVAWHGQYTRGDQGVPTIILEAVASYDLWIWHAYFGVAGSNNDINVLDRSPVFNQFLEGQNPYVQFSVNGTSYNMGYYLADGIYPEWPVFVKTIHRSNLLSEKRKLFARYQESARKDIERTFGVLKKRFAIIATPVRLWKKCEVGDIMKACIILHNMIIEDERDDNTLVNNVQFDVSDNSRSIPEFETGLIPNYYANRDRFFANHTPLRN, encoded by the coding sequence ATGGGAAGGCAGTTATTCCTTCGTATAGTGGATGCCCTTGGTAATCGCTATTCTTATTTTCATCATCGAAATGATACTACTAGAAGAGACCCATTATCTTCGATTCAAAAGTGTACCACGGCTATGCGAATCTTAGCTTACGGAATAGCTGGTGATGCCGTAGATAAATATGTGAGGCTTGCTGGAACCACGACACTTAAGTCCTTGAAGAAATTTGTTCGTGGCGTAATCGAGATCTTTGGAGACGAGTACTTAAGAAGGCCAACGCCTGATGGCATCCAGCGAATACTACAAGTAAATGAAGCACGTGGCTTCCCGGGGATGATTGGAAGTATCGATTGTATGCATTGGCCGTGGGATAAGTGTCCAGTTGCTTGGCACGGGCAATACACAAGAGGTGATCAAGGTGTGCCAACGATCATACTTGAAGCGGTTGCTTCTTACGACTTGTGGATTTGGCATGCCTATTTTGGAGTTGCGGGGTCTAACAACGATATAAACGTGCTTGATCGTTCACCTGTATTCAACCAGTTTTTAGAAGGTCAAAATCCATATGTTCAGTTTTCAGTTAATGGTACTTCGTACAATATGGGCTACTATCTTGCAGATGGAATATATCCGGAGTGGCCGGTTTTTGTTAAAACCATCCATAGATCCAATTTATTGTCTGAAAAAAGAAAACTATTCGCTCGATATCAAGAAAGCGCAAGAAAGGATATTGAACGGACATTTGGAGTTTTAAAAAAACGATTTGCAATTATAGCTACCCCAGTTCGCTTGTGGAAGAAATGTGAAGTAGGGGATATTATGAAAGCATGTATCATCTTACATAATATGATTATAGAAGATGAGAGGGATGACAATACTCTAGTCAACAACGTTCAATTTGATGTAAGCGATAATTCACGATCAATACCTGAATTTGAAACCGGTTTAATTCCAAACTACTATGCTAATCGAGATAGGTTCTTTGCGAATCATACACCACTTCGCAACTGA